One window from the genome of Osmerus eperlanus chromosome 3, fOsmEpe2.1, whole genome shotgun sequence encodes:
- the nms gene encoding neuromedin-U isoform X2 gives MSSMTLQLCLTLLVWYLGCWREAESYPSQECENGIALTKVPDYQSDVGDIQWKDQNEEQVQNVFKRFLFHYAKAHKSEATVQNKSHSVHPLLRLSPKLSQRRKKQLLLLIRTLPEGVLRNREAWRTSSSQLHLQA, from the exons ATGAGCTCCATGACGTTACAACTTTGCCTGACACTGTTGGTCTGGTATCTGGGATGTtggagggaggcag AGTCATATCCCAGCCAGGAGTGTGAAAATGGAATTGCATTGACAAAG GTTCCAGATTATCAGAGTGATGTGGGGGACATCCAGTGGAAGGATCAGAACGAG GAGCAAGTTCAGAATGTATTTAAAAGG TTCCTGTTTCACTATGCTAAAGCACACAAGTCAGAGGCAACTGTACAGAATAAG TCTCACTCAGTCCACCCTCTCTTGCGACTGTCTCCCAAGCTCTCTCAGAGGAGAAAGAAACAGCTGCTGCTCTTG ATCAGGACTCTGCCAGAGGGAGTGCTGAGGAACAGGGAGGCGTGGAGAACATCCAGCAGCCAGCTGCATCTCCAAGCCTGA
- the nms gene encoding neuromedin-U isoform X1 — MSSMTLQLCLTLLVWYLGCWREAESYPSQECENGIALTKVPDYQSDVGDIQWKDQNEEQVQNVFKRFLFHYAKAHKSEATVQNKSHSVHPLLRLSPKLSQRRKKQLLLLKIRTLPEGVLRNREAWRTSSSQLHLQA; from the exons ATGAGCTCCATGACGTTACAACTTTGCCTGACACTGTTGGTCTGGTATCTGGGATGTtggagggaggcag AGTCATATCCCAGCCAGGAGTGTGAAAATGGAATTGCATTGACAAAG GTTCCAGATTATCAGAGTGATGTGGGGGACATCCAGTGGAAGGATCAGAACGAG GAGCAAGTTCAGAATGTATTTAAAAGG TTCCTGTTTCACTATGCTAAAGCACACAAGTCAGAGGCAACTGTACAGAATAAG TCTCACTCAGTCCACCCTCTCTTGCGACTGTCTCCCAAGCTCTCTCAGAGGAGAAAGAAACAGCTGCTGCTCTTG AAGATCAGGACTCTGCCAGAGGGAGTGCTGAGGAACAGGGAGGCGTGGAGAACATCCAGCAGCCAGCTGCATCTCCAAGCCTGA
- the pdcl3 gene encoding phosducin-like protein 3 isoform X1, with protein sequence MQPILLSPTHGSRVDFDPNADTEWNDILRKKGILPPKEKPEDEEEEDLSLQQQSVVKTYESMTLDELDENEDDFSEEDEAAIEMYRQKRLAEWKATQIKNVFGELGEISGQDYVKEVNKAGEGIWVVLHLYKQGIPLCTLINQHLFELARKFPQTKFLKSISTTCIPNYPDRNLPTIFVYNEGEMKAQFIGPLVFGGMNLKVEELEWRLSESGAIKTDLEENPKKQIEDKLMTSIRCSLPTKKDSDSDDD encoded by the exons ATGCAACCCATATTATTGTCCCCAACACATGGCTCCCGAGTTGATTTC GATCCTAACGCTGACACTGAATGGAATGACATCCTCAGAAAGAAGGGCATTCTTCCTCCTAAAGAGAAGcccgaggatgaggaagaggaggatcttAGTTTACAGCAGCAGTCTGTTG TGAAAACGTATGAGAGCATGACACTGGATGAGCTGGACGAGAACGAGGATGATTTCAGTGAAGAGGATGAGGCTGCGATTGAGATGTACAG ACAAAAGCGACTAGCAGAGTGGAAAGCCACCCAGATCAAGAATGTGTTTGGGGAGCTGGGAGAGATCTCTGGTCAGGATTACGTCAAGGAGGTGAACAAAGCTGGAGAGGGTATCTGGGTCGTGCTGCATCTTTACAAACAGGG catccCTCTGTGCACCTTGATAAACCAGCACCTGTTTGAGCTGGCCAGGAAGTTCCCTCAAACCAAGTTCCTCAAGTCCATCTCCACCACCTGCATCCCCAACTACCCAGACCGTAACCTGCCCACCATCTTCGTCTACAACGAGGGGGAGATGAAGGCCCAGTTCATTGGCCCTCTCGTCTTCGGTGGCATGAACCTCAAAGTAGAAG AGCTGGAGTGGCGGTTATCAGAGTCTGGTGCCATTAAGACTGATCTGGAGGAGAATCCAAAGAAGCAGATTGAAGACAAACTCATGACGTCAATCCGATGCTCTCTCCCTACCAAGAAAGACAGTGACTCAGACGATGATTAA
- the pdcl3 gene encoding phosducin-like protein 3 isoform X2, with protein sequence MQDPNADTEWNDILRKKGILPPKEKPEDEEEEDLSLQQQSVVKTYESMTLDELDENEDDFSEEDEAAIEMYRQKRLAEWKATQIKNVFGELGEISGQDYVKEVNKAGEGIWVVLHLYKQGIPLCTLINQHLFELARKFPQTKFLKSISTTCIPNYPDRNLPTIFVYNEGEMKAQFIGPLVFGGMNLKVEELEWRLSESGAIKTDLEENPKKQIEDKLMTSIRCSLPTKKDSDSDDD encoded by the exons ATGCAG GATCCTAACGCTGACACTGAATGGAATGACATCCTCAGAAAGAAGGGCATTCTTCCTCCTAAAGAGAAGcccgaggatgaggaagaggaggatcttAGTTTACAGCAGCAGTCTGTTG TGAAAACGTATGAGAGCATGACACTGGATGAGCTGGACGAGAACGAGGATGATTTCAGTGAAGAGGATGAGGCTGCGATTGAGATGTACAG ACAAAAGCGACTAGCAGAGTGGAAAGCCACCCAGATCAAGAATGTGTTTGGGGAGCTGGGAGAGATCTCTGGTCAGGATTACGTCAAGGAGGTGAACAAAGCTGGAGAGGGTATCTGGGTCGTGCTGCATCTTTACAAACAGGG catccCTCTGTGCACCTTGATAAACCAGCACCTGTTTGAGCTGGCCAGGAAGTTCCCTCAAACCAAGTTCCTCAAGTCCATCTCCACCACCTGCATCCCCAACTACCCAGACCGTAACCTGCCCACCATCTTCGTCTACAACGAGGGGGAGATGAAGGCCCAGTTCATTGGCCCTCTCGTCTTCGGTGGCATGAACCTCAAAGTAGAAG AGCTGGAGTGGCGGTTATCAGAGTCTGGTGCCATTAAGACTGATCTGGAGGAGAATCCAAAGAAGCAGATTGAAGACAAACTCATGACGTCAATCCGATGCTCTCTCCCTACCAAGAAAGACAGTGACTCAGACGATGATTAA